A single region of the Drosophila takahashii strain IR98-3 E-12201 chromosome 2R, DtakHiC1v2, whole genome shotgun sequence genome encodes:
- the LOC108061502 gene encoding uncharacterized protein, with protein MPLKFHRLWLPLLLFVCHLLAETPQCFHFTWVGAYENHSNIQTETCDSRVGDFNEIPCEEPLVVTPDDTVPDVKALWQNTTEDRENFLCQMSPGRSCVKYSYIFKGGIQNITYMCANVNSSNGCYRQTHPTGMVVEACVCTSRVGLIPCNGGSNSRLGGVVMGLALCLPGLYRWLNKYRMV; from the exons ATGCCACTGAAATTTCACCGATTGTGGCTGCCGTTGCTCCTGTTCGTTTGTCATCTGCTGGCTGAAA CTCCGCAGTGCTTTCACTTTACGTGGGTGGGTGCCTACGAGAATCACTCAAATATTCAGACCGAAACCTGCGATTCCAGAGTGGGCGATTTCAATGAAATACCCTGTGAGGAACCACTGGTTGTGACAC CCGACGATACTGTGCCGGATGTGAAGGCTCTGTGGCAAAATACCACGGAGGACCGCGAGAACTTTCTGTGCCAAATGTCGCCCGGTCGCTCATGCGTGAAATACTCCTACATATTCAAAGGCGGAA TACAAAACATCACGTACATGTGCGCCAATGTGAACAGCAGCAACGGGTGCTATCGACAGACCCATCCGACGGGCATGGTTGTGGAGGCCTGTGTCTGCACCTCCCGCGTGGGTCTGATACCCTGTAATGGCGGCTCGAACTCTCGGCTCGGTGGCGTTGTAATGGGCTTGGCTCTTTGTTTGCCCGGCCTTTATCGATGGCTAAATAAATATCGAATGGTCTGA